In the Augochlora pura isolate Apur16 chromosome 7, APUR_v2.2.1, whole genome shotgun sequence genome, GCACAGGACACGGGACCGGGTCGCACTGCGCTAGACTGCGGTGGCAGTGGCACATTAAGCAAGGGTCGCTGTTGGATGTCCATTGGGTGCCCTCCTCGTAGAACCTGGTCTCGTGGAAGCACGCCCCAGTCTCGATATCGGACCTGGGCGGAAGATTGTAGGCGACAACGGACGCTACATCGTTGTCGGCGTAATGCGGCAGACAGCCGAGTGGCGCCCTGGCCTTGAACGGCGCCTTGAGGATCCTGTCCGACTGCTTGTCGGTGACCTCGAGGAACCCGATGCCGGATTCGATCCTGTACAGCTCGACGGGCGAGAGTCCCGTGACGGATCCTTCGAGGACGTAGCCGGTGAACTCTTCCAGCAGCCTCCTGGCGACCGGAGCGCCTTGGGCCAGCAGCGGCATGGTCTCCAGATATAGTTGGAAGGTGCGAGGCTCGTGGTTGCTGGCGGACGACGGCTGCGGGAAGCCGGCGATCTCCAGTTCGTAGTGCAGGGAGCAGTCCAGGTCGACGGCGGTCCAGATCAAGCCGACGGGGCCCGGATGGACGGGCTCCTGGGACAGTCTCCTGAGCAGAACGGGCGCGGTGGTGTCCCTTGCGTCGGCCACGGGCCTCTGGAGCAGTTTGCCGCGCAGCATGGAGCCCACGTGGGAGGCCGCCACGACCGACAGCTCCTCGTTGAACAACGGCTCCAGCAGCCGCGGTCCGGGTCGGTCCAAGGACCCGTTGGCGAGGCCGTCGACCAAGGACGGCGTCAGATCTTCCAGCTCGGTGCGCCGTTTCCCTCCCTCGTCCACCAGAGTGACCAGAGGGCTCTCCTCTTCCAAGCCGATCAGCTGGACGCCGTACCGCAGCGAGCCGGCCCGGTCCAGGAACGCCCACGCGATCCCGGACGCGGCCGATGGTGTCTCCGACTGCAGCAGCGTCTGGTACATGTCGCAGGTCGCTCTGGGTCCCACCATGCCCGCCAGTCGCAGCGCCTGCGGGTCCTTCCTGGACATTATGCTGATGGACAGCTTGCCACGCGTCAGAAGACGCAGGTCGGCGCCCGACAGAGCGCTCCGGACTTCGCCGAAGTTCAGCTCGTTGGACGGCTTCTTGACCACGATCTCCTCGCGCAGCACCACGTAGTCCTTCTCCACGTGCTCCAGCTGGACGATCAGCGGCACCTCCGACACGTCGTTCGGCAGGAACACGCCGTTGAACACCAGCGACACGTGGATCGACGGCGCGGACGCCGACGACGCCGACACTATGGCCGTCGCTCCAGCGCCGGACATCAGCGACCGGTCGACTCCCATAGTTGGCTCCAGCAGCGACGAGAACTGCTCCGTCGACAGGGCTCGGTAACGCGACAGCTGGCCGGTCAAGGTGGCCGATGGCTCCCATATGAAAGATACATGAAGACGCTCGTCCCGCAACAGCTTCCTGTAGTCTCGCGGAACGCGTCGCCAGACGCCGCAGAGTTTTCCGGTCGCGTTTTGGTAGACACCGCCGATCGGATCGATCGTTTGCTCCTCCAGGATGCTACCGGAACCGTCCACGAACTGGATGCTTCGCGGACGCGGTGTCGTTGTTGACAGGTAGAACGAGTAGTACAGGTTCTTCCGGTGGAAGGTGAAACGGCCGGTGGCTAAGTAGTTGTACGCGCTGTTGTACATCGACGTCGGGCTCGGCTCGTCGCGACGCAACGCTTGCGATGTCCTACCCGTCACCAGGGTCCCAAAGTCTGAAATCATTTGAGCGATTAGGGTGAGAGCGTGTTTGTCGGGGTCGTGTTTAGGGGATCGATAGTTACGTTTTAGGCTTCGCTCCTCTTCCTCGGGCGCTGGCAGGTCGTGGACTATGTCCGTACCTGGAATTT is a window encoding:
- the Sog gene encoding chordin short gastrulation isoform X1, with protein sequence MHCHGVLLSILLVVVSCPSTLRARRVAPLIEDDWARRPHRAAECTFGKQIRELGSTWFADLGPPFGVMYCIKCECIPVQKKRRIVARVHCRNIKNECPKLTCTEPVLLPGRCCKSCPGDFSTDIVHDLPAPEEEERSLKHFGTLVTGRTSQALRRDEPSPTSMYNSAYNYLATGRFTFHRKNLYYSFYLSTTTPRPRSIQFVDGSGSILEEQTIDPIGGVYQNATGKLCGVWRRVPRDYRKLLRDERLHVSFIWEPSATLTGQLSRYRALSTEQFSSLLEPTMGVDRSLMSGAGATAIVSASSASAPSIHVSLVFNGVFLPNDVSEVPLIVQLEHVEKDYVVLREEIVVKKPSNELNFGEVRSALSGADLRLLTRGKLSISIMSRKDPQALRLAGMVGPRATCDMYQTLLQSETPSAASGIAWAFLDRAGSLRYGVQLIGLEEESPLVTLVDEGGKRRTELEDLTPSLVDGLANGSLDRPGPRLLEPLFNEELSVVAASHVGSMLRGKLLQRPVADARDTTAPVLLRRLSQEPVHPGPVGLIWTAVDLDCSLHYELEIAGFPQPSSASNHEPRTFQLYLETMPLLAQGAPVARRLLEEFTGYVLEGSVTGLSPVELYRIESGIGFLEVTDKQSDRILKAPFKARAPLGCLPHYADNDVASVVAYNLPPRSDIETGACFHETRFYEEGTQWTSNSDPCLMCHCHRSLAQCDPVPCPVLTCPQAKQLKAPAGHCCPICLGPGINMNATGKNVSSITRGCTLASQFHLAGASWHPYLPPVGFDTCAVCTCDPITLEVKCPRVQCPPLDCDEKHAFRPSKKACCRQCPTTTPSSVNTGDTTRLLRDQAAPSTRRSSEEVLASGGCRNPLGGGPYENGVEWHPRVHSHGEMKCVKCRCKNGEVKCDRKRCPRALCNSIAHQMKRGEYVADADDCCTVQCRRARRHHRNNHHPARHSVTPRELS
- the Sog gene encoding chordin short gastrulation isoform X2, coding for MHCHGVLLSILLVVVSCPSTLRARRVAPLIEDDWARRPHRAAECTFGKQIRELGSTWFADLGPPFGVMYCIKCECIPVQKKRRIVARVHCRNIKNECPKLTCTEPVLLPGRCCKSCPGDFSTDIVHDLPAPEEEERSLKHFGTLVTGRTSQALRRDEPSPTSMYNSAYNYLATGRFTFHRKNLYYSFYLSTTTPRPRSIQFVDGSGSILEEQTIDPIGGVYQNATGKLCGVWRRVPRDYRKLLRDERLHVSFIWEPSATLTGQLSRYRALSTEQFSSLLEPTMGVDRSLMSGAGATAIVSASSASAPSIHVSLVFNGVFLPNDVSEVPLIVQLEHVEKDYVVLREEIVVKKPSNELNFGEVRSALSGADLRLLTRGKLSISIMSRKDPQALRLAGMVGPRATCDMYQTLLQSETPSAASGIAWAFLDRAGSLRYGVQLIGLEEESPLVTLVDEGGKRRTELEDLTPSLVDGLANGSLDRPGPRLLEPLFNEELSVVAASHVGSMLRGKLLQRPVADARDTTAPVLLRRLSQEPVHPGPVGLIWTAVDLDCSLHYELEIAGFPQPSSASNHEPRTFQLYLETMPLLAQGAPVARRLLEEFTGYVLEGSVTGLSPVELYRIESGIGFLEVTDKQSDRILKAPFKARAPLGCLPHYADNDVASVVAYNLPPRSDIETGACFHETRFYEEGTQWTSNSDPCLMCHCHRSLAQCDPVPCPVLTCPQAKQLKAPAGHCCPICLGPGINMNATGKNVSSITRGCTLASQFHLAGASWHPYLPPVGFDTCAVCTCDPITLEVKCPRVQCPPLDCDEKHAFRPSKKACCRQCPTTTPSSVNTGDTTRLLRDQAAPSTRRSSEEVLASGGCRNPLGGGPYENGVEWHPRVHSHGEMKCVKCRCKWCQDAGWTVTSLMLGSLRASSAFLVDARASGGGGFDQAKPVPRCIMQ